The Pseudokineococcus lusitanus genome includes the window TCGACCTGGGACACCCCGGCCTCGCCGTCGAAGACGCCCTCGCCCGAGCTCGAGCTCGTGACGTCGCCCGCCACCGTGTCGGTCGTCAGCGTGAAGGCGCCGCTCCCGGCCTCCTGCGCGGCGACGCCCGCGGCCGCGACCGCCTCCGTGGCGCTGCCGGAGCCCTCCGCGCCCTCCGGGCTCCCGGTCGTGGCCTCCGTGGCCGGGGCGGACGACGGCGCGGTGCTCGCGGGGCCGGCGGGGGCGGTCGACGGCTCGTCGGCGTCGCCGCCGCAGCCGGCGAGGACGAGTCCTCCGGCGGCGACGAGGACGGCGGCACGGCGGGCGGCGGACCGGCGCACGCCGGCGGGTCGGCGGACGGGGATGCTCATGGGTGGGGCCTCCTCGGTTCGGTGGTCCCGGGCACGTTTCCACGGCCGTCGCCGCGCCGCCCGGTGGGACGGCCCGGGACGAGCGGGACCACCCGGACGAGACCGCCTCAGGCCGTGGCGGTCGCGCGCCGGGCGGCCGTCCGCAGCGGGAGGTCGTGCAGCGCGACGTCGACGAGCGCGCCGTCGGCGGCCGTGGCCGTGAGGTAGGTGCAGCGGGGCTGCCGGCGCCGGTCGGTGGGCGACCCCGGGTTGAGCAGCCGGCGACCGCCGGGCGTCGTCGTGTCCCACGGGATGTGGCTGTGCCCGAAGACGAGGACGTCCGCCCCGGGGTGCGCGGCGTCGCACCGTGCCTCCCGGCCGTCCTTGCCACCGGTCTCGTGGACCACCTCGAGCCGGACGCCGGCGACGACCGCCCGGCCCACCTCGGGGAGCCGCGCCCGCAGTCCCGCGCCGTCGTTGTTCCCCCAGCAGGCCAGCAGGAGCCGGCTCGCCGCGAGGAGGTCGTCCAGCGCGGCCTCGTCGACCCAGTCCCCCGCGTGGACGACGAGGTCGGCGCTGACGACGGCCGCGAGGACCTCGTCGGGCAGCACCTTCGCGCGCACCGGCAGGTGGGTGTCGGCGAGCAGGACCAGCCGCAGCGGCCCGTCGAGGTGCTCGTCCTGCTCGACGAGACGGCCCACGGGTCAGGCGCTCTCGAGCAGGTCGTGCTCCTCGACGAGGCGCACGCCCAGCGTCTTGTAGCCCTCGTCCTCGAAGAGGACCGTCACCGTGTTCGTGTCGACGGACGCCACGACCCCGTCGCCGAAACGGCCGTGGTGCACGCGCTGGCCGCCGTGCCAGCCGGCGTCCTCGACGTCGCGGGCGGTGCCGGCGTCGCAGCTGTCGCAGGCACCGCACCGCTCGGGGTGCTCCTCGCCGAGGAGCTCCAGCAGCAGGCGACGGCGGCAGTCGTCCGTGCCGGCGTAGCGCTCGACCATCTCGACCGCGGACTCGTCGAGACGGCGCCGGCGCTCCTTCTCCGCCTCCACCCGGTCGGCGATCTGGGTCCCGGTCTCGTCGCCGTCGACCCACACGCTGCGTCCGCCCTGCCCCGCGGAGACGACGCCGACCTGGGTCAGCGCGCCCAGCGTGCGGGAGAGCGTCCGCGGCGAGACGTCGGCCTGCTCCGCCAGCTCCGCCCGCGTCAGCCCCTCGGCCCCCGCCGCCTGCAGCGCCGGCACGACCGCGCGGATCGTGGCCCGCTTCGGCCCGCCGCCGGCGGCGTAGAGGCGCCCGAGCGAGGTGTCGGTCCCGGTGTGCACGAGCAGGGCCCACGCCGGCTCGCCGTCGCGGCCGGCCCGCCCGACCTCCTGGTAGTACGCGTCGAGCGAGGGGGCCGGCCCGCTGTGGACGACGAAGCGGACGTCCGCCCGGTCCACGCCCATGCCGAACGCGCTCGTGGCGACGACGAGGTCGCGCTCCCCCTCGAGGAAGGCGTCGCCGACCCGCGACCGCTCGGCCGCGGGAAGACCGCCGTGGTACCGCAGCGGCTCCAGGCCGCGGCGCTCGAGGAGCACCGCCAGCTCGTCGACCTCGGCCCGCGTCTGCACGTAGACGATGCCGCAGCCGCCCGCCGGGCGGTCGGGCCGCGCGTCGTCGTCGGTGTCGTCCTCGCCGGTCCCGGCGCCGCAGGCGGCCGCCACCTCGTCGGCGACGACGAGCGCCCGGGCGTGCGCGTCCTCGGCCGCCCGGACGGCCAGGTGAATGTTGGGGCGGTCGACGTCGTCGACGACGACCTCGGCGTCCCGGAGACCGAGCCGCTCGACGACGTCGCGCCGCACCGCCGGCGACGCCGTCGCCGTGAGGGCCAGCACCCGGTCCGCGCCGAGACGCCGTGCGGCGGCGCCCACCTGGAGGAAGTCGGGACGGAAGTCGTGGCCCCAGTCGCTGACGACGTGCGCCTCGTCGACGACGAGGAGCCGCACGTCCGCCCCGGCCAGGGCCTCCGCCGTCTGCTCGCGGACGAGCTGCTCGGGGGCGAGGAGCAGGAGGTCGAGGTCGCCCTCGACGGCGCGCCGGAGCACGTCCCGTCGGCGGGCCGCCGACAGCGTGCTGTTGAGGACCTCCGCCCGCTGGCCGCCCTCGACGAGCGTGCGGGCCTGGTCGCGCTGCAGGGCGATGAGGGGCGAGACGACGAGCGTGAGACCGCCCGCCACCCGGCTGGCCACCTGGTAGACCGCCGTCTTGCCGGCGCCCGAGCGGGCGACGAGGAGGGTGTCCGCGTGCTCGAGCGCCGCCAGCGCGCGGGCCT containing:
- a CDS encoding RecQ family ATP-dependent DNA helicase, with the protein product MSSEQGGGAGRRGGRSTTGAAAQREVVEAAVEEVLGEGAELRPAQARALAALEHADTLLVARSGAGKTAVYQVASRVAGGLTLVVSPLIALQRDQARTLVEGGQRAEVLNSTLSAARRRDVLRRAVEGDLDLLLLAPEQLVREQTAEALAGADVRLLVVDEAHVVSDWGHDFRPDFLQVGAAARRLGADRVLALTATASPAVRRDVVERLGLRDAEVVVDDVDRPNIHLAVRAAEDAHARALVVADEVAAACGAGTGEDDTDDDARPDRPAGGCGIVYVQTRAEVDELAVLLERRGLEPLRYHGGLPAAERSRVGDAFLEGERDLVVATSAFGMGVDRADVRFVVHSGPAPSLDAYYQEVGRAGRDGEPAWALLVHTGTDTSLGRLYAAGGGPKRATIRAVVPALQAAGAEGLTRAELAEQADVSPRTLSRTLGALTQVGVVSAGQGGRSVWVDGDETGTQIADRVEAEKERRRRLDESAVEMVERYAGTDDCRRRLLLELLGEEHPERCGACDSCDAGTARDVEDAGWHGGQRVHHGRFGDGVVASVDTNTVTVLFEDEGYKTLGVRLVEEHDLLESA
- a CDS encoding YfcE family phosphodiesterase, producing the protein MRLVLLADTHLPVRAKVLPDEVLAAVVSADLVVHAGDWVDEAALDDLLAASRLLLACWGNNDGAGLRARLPEVGRAVVAGVRLEVVHETGGKDGREARCDAAHPGADVLVFGHSHIPWDTTTPGGRRLLNPGSPTDRRRQPRCTYLTATAADGALVDVALHDLPLRTAARRATATA